The genomic region TTTAGATTGTTGCGTATTCTATACGACTCTGATCTGCTAGCCTAAATAAGcctttcataattttttttattttctgtttAATTCAAATGGAACAGAAAGCACAAGAGATTTTTAGGATTGTTTATCCTTGTGCTGCCTGTAAGATTCAACGAAGAAAGTGTGGAGATAATTGCCCACTTGCTCCCTATTTCCCACCAAATGATCCGCACAAGTTTTTACTAGTGAACAAATTATTTGGATCAAGCAGGATTCTCAAAATCATTCAGGTGTAGAAAATATTCCTTTTTAGGGTTTGGGAAAAGATCTCATCTGTAATGTTATCTCTTTTTTCAGTTTTAACGAATATAGTAGTCATTAGTATTCATTCTGACAAAATGTAAGAACCTTATCAAATCTGTGAGCCTTTTACATGTTGTCTTGTCATTGCAGGATATTCCGGGTGAGAAAAGAGCAGATGCAGTAAACAGCATGGTATACGAAGCAAGTGCGCGAGTGGTTGATCCAATCTACGGCTGCACTGGTGCAATTTGTCGAGTGCAGAAACAAATATTACAACTCGCAACAACACAAGCAGAGCTCCTGAATGCGCAGGCTAATCTCTCACTACAGGATTTTATAATGCCGGTGAAATAGGCTCTACATCGGAAGTCACCCAGAATCACATAAATGTTTTCCAAGATGATCTGGATCTGTTTGGATTGGAAGACATGATCTTCTCTTTTTAATCACCTAAAAAAAATTCTTACAATATCATCAATCCTACAATTTTAGAATGTTTATAAAAATAAAATGTGATAGACGCACTAATACTAGGTTATAGATTCTTACATCATGTCTATTTGTTTTTCATTCCAATACCATCAATCCTATAATAATTTTCTTACATCATGTCCATCTCTTTTTCATTCCAATATCATCAATCCTACAATTTTAGAATGTTTATAAAAATAAAATGTGATAGATGCACTAATACTAGGTAATAGATTCTTACATCATGTCTATTTGTTTTTCATTCCAATACCATCAATCCTACAATTTTAGAGATTGAATGTCATTACatgtttatataaataaaataagatGTGGCATCAGTATTGACATGATGATTGAGAAATTCAAACTTGcatattcattttaaattttttttatttgaattgcTATTAAAAAATTTAATGACATGCCATTAAAAATGTGATATAAGAAGTGTGCTATAACTATAAATGGCAGTGAGTTTATAAAAACTAATGAGCAATAATTTGGTTAGGAAAAAATTATATTAATCttgataaattcaataataatttttaatgatttatatCTTTTTTACAACATCATTTATAAGATAGTTAAAGATCAAAATTCTCATAAATATTTTATATGATAGATAAAGTGATCATCAAATTCAAGCATGTCTCTACTATTAATGAACTTGtcctatatttattattatataatagcATTTCCAACCCTCAAGATTAGTCTAAGACACAAATAGAGAGGATGCATAATTCAATTGCAAAAATATAGATAAATAACAAGAAATAGAAAAGACTTTTAGTTTGTTTGCTTTTTAAGTATTTTTAAAAAAGAGTTTTCTATACTCAAAGAAGATTAGTGATGATAACACCTCTAAAAAATTAGAAATTTGACATGATAactcaaacaagataaaataattaCAATCAAAACATTAGAAATGAAtacaaatgacaaaaaaaaatcattataataGCATTCAAAATATCCTTTAGGCACAACAAAATTATCATCTAATATATATTCTCACTATCTAGATTAGAGAGAAATAACAATGGAATGAGGAAATCACTATGACAAAATAATATAGTAGGTTCATGTTAAGATGTATATGAATCTTTTATTTTCCATGGAAACATCTAATATTAtgtttggagatttttttttttctttaatttctaaCATATATGAAAGCCTAGTAAGATTCTAGTTAATCTATACGATGTAATTAGCTACTCCTTTAATATTATTCAAATATAAAAAAAGTGACTAGTACTTGTCTTTGTTAGTTTTCTAATTAATTGTAATTATAATCTTAATCTTAGATGcaattacaattataaatttaataaattaattataattataattttctaagttttttaataaattaattattaaaagtaattattattattttatttttataatatattaagttTATAGTATATTAAAAATCTACAATAAATTTGTTGTAAATGTAATacatcaaaatatatattttataaaattgATAGATTTATTGATAATATATTAATTGACAATATATCAAGTTTTCaaaagatttaatgcaaacttttaatatattttaaataaaatatatttattcatattgtaaattagataaattaaataataataataatttcttttaatgatTAATGTATTATAAATAGTTAatcttaaaattcaatttttgaataaccacttttcaaatatataattctCATCATTAAAAATTCATAAACTAAGT from Cryptomeria japonica chromosome 3, Sugi_1.0, whole genome shotgun sequence harbors:
- the LOC131874045 gene encoding LOB domain-containing protein 11-like, which translates into the protein MGRAVRLTLRFFRSLEFFNNWAILTNVSLFSVEKTSIQPAKDFNRKAQEIFRIVYPCAACKIQRRKCGDNCPLAPYFPPNDPHKFLLVNKLFGSSRILKIIQDIPGEKRADAVNSMVYEASARVVDPIYGCTGAICRVQKQILQLATTQAELLNAQANLSLQDFIMPVK